The Myxococcales bacterium genome has a segment encoding these proteins:
- the phoU gene encoding phosphate signaling complex protein PhoU, whose translation MNRRHTSREYEDELQRLRERILLMGAKVEQLIKSAIDALLTRDSELAKRMIAADREVNRLELAIDQLCLQILARRQPVASDLRQITITMKLVTDLERIGDLGVNICERVIELNEEPPLKPYVDLPKMAEVAMSMVHDALDAFVAGDDSQAEDIINRDETVDAYYHQIFRELLTYMMEDAKNISRATRLQSIAKYIERIGDHATNLAEMVIFAVKGKDPRHKGSRPA comes from the coding sequence GTGAACCGAAGGCATACGAGCCGCGAGTACGAAGACGAGTTGCAGAGGCTGCGTGAGCGCATTTTGCTCATGGGCGCGAAGGTGGAACAGCTCATCAAGAGCGCCATAGACGCCCTCCTCACGCGGGACAGCGAGCTCGCCAAGCGCATGATCGCGGCTGATCGCGAGGTGAACCGCCTCGAGCTCGCGATCGACCAGCTCTGCCTGCAGATTCTGGCACGCCGTCAGCCGGTGGCCTCCGACCTTCGCCAGATCACCATCACGATGAAGCTGGTCACCGACCTCGAACGCATCGGGGATTTGGGCGTGAACATCTGTGAACGCGTGATCGAGCTGAACGAGGAGCCGCCGCTCAAGCCCTACGTCGATTTGCCCAAGATGGCCGAAGTGGCCATGAGCATGGTTCACGACGCGCTCGACGCCTTCGTGGCGGGCGACGATTCGCAGGCCGAAGACATCATCAACCGCGACGAAACGGTGGATGCCTATTACCACCAGATCTTCCGCGAGCTGCTCACTTACATGATGGAAGACGCAAAGAACATCTCCCGCGCCACGCGGCTTCAGTCGATTGCAAAATACATCGAACGCATCGGCGACCACGCCACGAACCTGGCCGAGATGGTCATCTTCGCGGTCAAGGGCAAAGACCCTCGCCACAAGGGCAGCCGGCCCGCGTGA